In Solobacterium moorei, a single genomic region encodes these proteins:
- a CDS encoding plasmid mobilization protein yields MVNRLRNERLEIKLTEEEKALFEEKKRLAKCRNMSHFIRKCVLEKEIYQVDLEPFRDLQGLLSNATNNINQIAKRVNSTGVIYKEDISDIKKEIEHFSKELWQIHSLLLKRTSETEGE; encoded by the coding sequence ATGGTAAATAGATTAAGAAACGAAAGACTTGAAATTAAACTAACTGAAGAAGAAAAGGCTCTTTTTGAAGAGAAAAAAAGACTTGCGAAGTGTAGAAACATGAGCCATTTCATCCGCAAATGCGTTTTGGAAAAGGAAATTTATCAAGTGGATTTAGAGCCTTTCAGAGATTTACAAGGCTTACTTTCTAATGCAACAAACAACATCAATCAGATTGCAAAGCGAGTAAATTCGACAGGTGTAATCTACAAAGAGGACATCAGTGATATAAAAAAAGAGATTGAACATTTCTCAAAAGAGCTGTGGCAAATTCATTCACTACTTCTGAAAAGAACATCTGAAACGGAAGGTGAATAA
- the ltrA gene encoding group II intron reverse transcriptase/maturase, whose amino-acid sequence MNSKMCATTNRAKDWESIDFSVAESYVKKLQMRIVKAWKMSKYGKVKSLQHLLTTSFYAKALAIKRVTENQGKKTSGVDGELWLTPQAKYNAIGKLNLRGYKPKPLKRVYIPKKNGKKRPLSIPTMTDRAMQTLYKFALEPIAETTADFNSYGFRAKRCTQDAIEQCFTSLNKKKSAKWVLEGDIKGCFDNISHEWIMNNIPMNKKLLKLWLECGYIEKQKLFPTETGSPQGSPISPIISNMVLDGLEKAIKEKYHRRTVNKKAYFPKVNFVRYADDFIVTGESAELLENGVKPIIVKFLAERGLELSEEKTLITHINDGFDFLGVNIRMYKDKLLTKPSEKNFKAIVDKIRQIIKDNPSMKQEILIRKLNPIIIGWINYQKYNVSSKAFEKLDYEIYKSLWTWCVRRHPKKGRKWIAKKYFHTIGNRTWTFSVATGDRMENGDKYYLRLKYATDTDIKRFTKIQAEANPFDENWQIYFEEREELKIRNELKGRTVINRLYKTQDGICPVCGEKITIDTDFRVHQTIQNNITLKTLVHPWCHRKLHINDEENTLAL is encoded by the coding sequence ATGAACAGTAAAATGTGTGCTACTACTAACAGAGCTAAAGACTGGGAAAGTATAGATTTTTCAGTAGCAGAAAGCTATGTTAAAAAACTACAAATGCGTATTGTGAAAGCGTGGAAAATGAGTAAATACGGAAAGGTAAAATCTTTACAGCATTTACTCACAACTTCATTTTATGCAAAAGCCTTGGCTATTAAGAGGGTAACTGAAAACCAAGGCAAGAAAACAAGTGGTGTTGACGGCGAACTATGGCTAACACCACAGGCAAAGTATAATGCAATAGGAAAGTTAAACTTAAGAGGATATAAACCTAAACCTCTTAAAAGAGTGTATATACCAAAGAAAAATGGTAAGAAAAGACCTCTTAGCATTCCTACAATGACAGACAGAGCAATGCAAACACTATATAAATTTGCACTTGAACCTATTGCAGAAACAACAGCTGATTTTAACTCTTATGGATTTAGAGCTAAAAGGTGTACGCAGGATGCTATTGAGCAATGCTTTACATCTCTAAATAAAAAGAAATCTGCAAAATGGGTGCTTGAAGGAGATATAAAAGGTTGCTTTGATAATATTAGCCACGAATGGATAATGAATAATATCCCAATGAACAAGAAATTATTAAAACTCTGGCTTGAGTGTGGATATATAGAAAAACAAAAACTATTTCCAACAGAAACAGGAAGTCCCCAAGGCTCACCAATATCACCTATTATTTCCAATATGGTATTAGATGGTTTAGAAAAAGCAATCAAAGAGAAATACCATAGAAGAACAGTAAATAAGAAAGCATATTTCCCAAAAGTTAATTTTGTCAGATATGCAGATGATTTTATCGTTACAGGGGAAAGTGCAGAATTGCTTGAAAATGGTGTAAAGCCAATCATTGTAAAATTCTTGGCTGAAAGAGGTTTAGAATTATCAGAGGAAAAGACACTCATAACACACATAAATGACGGTTTCGATTTTCTTGGAGTTAATATTAGGATGTATAAAGATAAATTACTAACAAAACCATCCGAAAAGAACTTCAAGGCTATTGTTGATAAAATAAGACAAATCATAAAAGATAATCCGTCAATGAAACAAGAAATTCTGATTAGAAAATTAAATCCAATTATTATAGGTTGGATAAACTATCAGAAATATAATGTTTCATCTAAAGCCTTTGAAAAACTTGATTATGAAATATATAAAAGCTTGTGGACCTGGTGCGTTCGTAGACATCCTAAGAAAGGTAGAAAATGGATAGCTAAAAAGTATTTCCATACGATTGGAAATAGAACTTGGACTTTCAGTGTAGCAACTGGAGACAGAATGGAAAATGGCGATAAATACTATCTTCGTCTTAAATATGCTACAGACACTGATATTAAAAGATTTACCAAGATACAAGCTGAAGCAAATCCATTTGATGAAAATTGGCAAATATACTTTGAAGAAAGAGAAGAGTTAAAAATACGAAACGAACTTAAAGGACGTACAGTTATAAATAGACTGTATAAAACGCAAGATGGAATATGCCCTGTTTGTGGAGAGAAAATAACTATTGATACAGACTTTAGAGTACATCAAACAATTCAAAATAACATTACCCTTAAAACTTTAGTACACCCTTGGTGTCATAGAAAATTGCATATAAATGATGAAGAAAACACGCTGGCTCTTTAA
- a CDS encoding TetR/AcrR family transcriptional regulator — MTISETQKKILAVGKKEFLKKGFKDASLRIIVEEAGFTKGAFYGYYPNKAALFEAIVSDVADGLIEQFKAAQDAHFDLIPENKTLESRELSTKYLLHFVNYIYDYFEEFKLVICCSEGTKYEDYIHELVELEVSRTEKYYAILKEKGKMAGNVSHDLHHMITSAYFTAVFETIVHDMTREQAIKYVKELAVFFNSGWDGLLRFK; from the coding sequence ATGACTATTTCTGAGACTCAAAAGAAAATATTGGCAGTCGGCAAGAAAGAATTTTTAAAAAAAGGATTTAAGGATGCTTCACTTAGAATAATTGTCGAGGAAGCAGGATTTACGAAAGGTGCTTTTTATGGTTACTATCCTAATAAAGCGGCCTTATTTGAAGCTATTGTTTCTGATGTAGCTGATGGGTTAATAGAACAGTTCAAAGCTGCACAAGATGCACATTTTGATTTAATTCCAGAAAATAAAACTTTAGAAAGCAGAGAGCTGTCTACAAAATATCTTTTGCATTTTGTGAATTATATTTATGATTATTTTGAAGAATTCAAGCTTGTAATTTGCTGTTCTGAAGGCACAAAATACGAAGATTATATTCATGAACTTGTAGAATTGGAAGTATCCCGTACGGAAAAATATTACGCTATTCTTAAAGAAAAAGGCAAAATGGCAGGAAACGTCAGTCATGATTTACATCACATGATTACCAGTGCATATTTTACAGCTGTTTTTGAAACGATTGTGCATGATATGACAAGAGAACAAGCCATTAAATATGTTAAAGAGCTTGCAGTTTTTTTTAATTCGGGATGGGATGGACTTTTAAGGTTTAAATAA
- a CDS encoding relaxase/mobilization nuclease domain-containing protein: MAITKIHPIKSTLNLAIDYIVNGDKTDEQLLVSTHKCHESTAHTQFLRTRNDAGTKGTVLARHLIQSFLPGETSPELAHQIGMELCKKILKDEYEFVLSTHVDKGHIHNHIIFNNVNMVTGRCYQSNKKSYHQIRYQSDKLCKENSLSVIDEFYESYKKKYKINGKSWYENEQAKHGTSWKSRLQFDIDRMIKQSKDWDEFLKKMADLGYEIKYGKHIAFKPKDKARFTRTKTIGEDYTEERLKERIAEREFIKTPAVKKRIGNVIDMNTNVKVKESKGYEYWATKHNLNTMAESVIFLREQGIKSVKQLDEYIQKAADERQNIQEKIKAIDKEMQKLSTTMEQVHTVKKYRACYKEYTANPSDKAFFEEYKAQITLYENALSELKKSYSKLPNSKDILAELDKLQEKKNTLMQEYSSSKSTMDELYKIRKNYGIYMGKEMER; the protein is encoded by the coding sequence ATGGCTATTACAAAAATACACCCAATAAAATCGACTCTTAATCTTGCTATCGACTACATTGTAAATGGAGATAAAACAGACGAGCAGCTTTTAGTAAGCACTCATAAATGCCACGAATCAACTGCTCACACTCAGTTTTTAAGGACACGAAATGACGCAGGAACAAAAGGAACCGTTCTTGCAAGACATCTCATTCAATCCTTTTTACCGGGAGAAACAAGCCCTGAATTGGCTCACCAGATTGGTATGGAGCTGTGTAAAAAGATACTCAAAGATGAGTACGAATTTGTCTTATCTACTCACGTAGATAAGGGGCATATCCACAATCACATCATCTTCAATAATGTAAATATGGTAACAGGTAGGTGCTACCAGTCTAACAAGAAAAGCTACCACCAAATCCGTTATCAGAGTGATAAACTCTGCAAAGAAAATAGCCTATCTGTCATTGACGAGTTTTACGAAAGCTATAAGAAAAAATATAAGATTAACGGTAAATCTTGGTATGAAAACGAACAGGCAAAGCATGGGACTTCTTGGAAAAGCAGGCTTCAATTTGACATTGACAGAATGATAAAACAGTCAAAGGACTGGGACGAATTTTTAAAGAAGATGGCTGATCTTGGCTATGAAATCAAATACGGTAAGCACATTGCTTTTAAGCCAAAAGATAAGGCGAGATTTACAAGGACTAAAACAATCGGAGAAGATTATACCGAAGAAAGATTAAAAGAACGAATTGCAGAAAGAGAGTTTATCAAGACTCCTGCCGTCAAAAAACGCATCGGCAATGTTATTGACATGAACACAAATGTTAAAGTAAAAGAAAGCAAAGGCTACGAATATTGGGCAACCAAACATAACCTTAATACAATGGCTGAGTCTGTTATCTTTCTCAGAGAACAAGGTATTAAATCCGTTAAGCAACTTGATGAGTACATCCAAAAAGCAGCCGATGAAAGGCAAAATATACAAGAGAAAATCAAGGCTATTGATAAGGAAATGCAGAAGCTTTCCACCACTATGGAGCAAGTTCATACCGTTAAAAAGTACAGAGCGTGCTACAAGGAATATACTGCTAATCCGTCTGACAAGGCATTTTTTGAAGAGTACAAAGCTCAGATTACCCTATATGAAAATGCTCTCTCAGAGCTTAAAAAATCCTATTCCAAGCTCCCAAATTCAAAGGATATTTTAGCTGAGCTTGATAAATTACAAGAAAAAAAGAACACCCTTATGCAAGAGTATTCTTCCTCAAAATCCACTATGGACGAGCTTTATAAGATACGAAAAAATTACGGAATTTATATGGGTAAGGAGATGGAGAGATAA
- a CDS encoding MptD family putative ECF transporter S component: MKNRENILLTRDYISIGVFSLIYFVIAFVIGGIAQMTPVTFPFMPMIVALFAGSVFMLYTAKIPKRGSLSILGILAGILLFVTGMFWMMSVFFIVFGFIADFICQSGNFKSFRRNLLAYCVFALSPMGAYIPMAIMPAQFDEFMRRKGDVSSFEGIINAIRINWWVIPLMILGTIICAIIGGLIGKKLLKKHFEKVGII, translated from the coding sequence ATGAAAAATAGAGAAAATATATTACTAACAAGAGATTATATTTCCATAGGCGTTTTTTCACTTATTTATTTTGTTATTGCATTTGTTATAGGCGGTATCGCACAAATGACACCTGTCACTTTTCCGTTTATGCCGATGATAGTAGCTTTATTTGCGGGCAGTGTTTTTATGTTATACACCGCTAAAATACCGAAGCGCGGATCACTTTCCATACTTGGTATACTTGCCGGAATCTTGTTATTTGTTACCGGTATGTTTTGGATGATGTCGGTATTTTTCATCGTATTTGGATTTATTGCGGACTTTATTTGCCAATCAGGAAATTTCAAATCATTCAGAAGAAATTTACTTGCCTATTGCGTGTTTGCGCTGTCTCCAATGGGAGCCTATATTCCCATGGCTATCATGCCTGCACAGTTTGATGAATTCATGCGTAGAAAAGGAGATGTTTCTTCTTTTGAAGGAATCATCAATGCTATTAGAATAAATTGGTGGGTTATCCCCTTAATGATTTTGGGGACAATTATTTGTGCCATAATCGGAGGCCTTATAGGTAAAAAATTATTGAAAAAACATTTTGAAAAAGTGGGGATTATATAA
- a CDS encoding ABC transporter ATP-binding protein, protein MKNKKNKNTLHRLFEFAGSCKGLLLSSVVFAVLGAGFGIVPYIAVSRIIIQICAGDYSLKSIMPMAVIALLGYLLQLGLSTVSTVRSHKAAFTILKNIRTALTKKLSRVPMGFVLDTPSGKFKTMLVDTVEKLELPLAHMIPELTANIMIPVLMLIYFMFLDWRLALIALATFPVGMLCYMGMMKDYEKRYDRVIKAAKAMDAATVEYIGGIEVVKAFNQSSDSYRKYAEAVKENENSKSEWFKKTNPYYAAGIAIAPSSLIGVLPVGSLFYIGGSISAGSFISCIILSLGLIAPLIQALRYTDSLAMVDATVKEIGSLLDTEEMERPVKRVQLKGEKIEFSNVSFSYKDTEVLHSISFEANENEMTALVGPSGSGKSTVARLIASFWNAGSGTVKIGGVDVQNIPLSQIMEHIAYVSQDNYLFHLSIRENIRIGKPDATNSEIENAAKKAACHDFITSLPNGYDTVVGDSGSNLSGGEKQRIAIARAILKDSPVVILDEATAFTDPENESIIQHSISELVAGKTLIVIAHRLSTITSADKIIVMNAGNIEAEGKHEELTQNCVLYRELWNTHISTLDMKEVSA, encoded by the coding sequence ATGAAGAATAAGAAGAACAAAAACACATTGCATCGCTTATTTGAGTTTGCCGGATCATGTAAAGGCTTGCTTTTAAGTTCGGTTGTTTTTGCCGTTCTTGGTGCAGGGTTTGGAATCGTCCCGTATATTGCAGTTTCACGCATTATTATTCAAATATGCGCCGGCGATTACAGCTTGAAATCAATCATGCCGATGGCAGTAATTGCTCTTTTGGGGTACCTTTTGCAGCTTGGTCTATCAACTGTATCTACGGTGCGGTCTCACAAAGCCGCATTTACTATACTAAAAAATATTCGTACTGCACTTACGAAAAAGTTGTCACGAGTGCCCATGGGATTTGTCTTGGATACCCCGTCAGGAAAATTCAAAACGATGCTTGTAGATACGGTTGAAAAACTGGAGTTACCCCTTGCTCACATGATACCGGAATTAACAGCAAATATTATGATTCCTGTCTTAATGTTGATTTATTTCATGTTCCTTGATTGGAGGCTGGCACTTATTGCTCTTGCAACCTTTCCTGTCGGAATGCTCTGTTATATGGGAATGATGAAAGATTATGAGAAGCGTTATGACAGAGTTATTAAAGCCGCAAAAGCTATGGATGCCGCTACGGTTGAATATATAGGCGGAATCGAAGTGGTTAAGGCTTTTAATCAAAGTAGCGATTCTTATCGCAAATATGCAGAGGCGGTAAAGGAGAATGAAAATTCTAAATCGGAATGGTTCAAAAAGACGAATCCGTACTATGCGGCAGGTATTGCAATAGCACCCTCAAGTCTAATCGGAGTTCTTCCTGTCGGAAGTTTGTTTTATATAGGCGGAAGCATAAGCGCAGGCAGTTTTATATCCTGCATTATTTTATCATTGGGCTTGATTGCTCCGCTTATTCAGGCATTGCGATATACAGACAGCCTTGCTATGGTAGATGCCACCGTAAAAGAAATCGGAAGCCTTTTGGATACGGAAGAAATGGAACGCCCGGTAAAACGAGTACAGCTTAAAGGAGAAAAAATAGAATTTTCCAACGTCTCTTTCTCTTACAAGGATACAGAGGTTTTACACAGCATTTCCTTTGAAGCGAATGAAAATGAAATGACGGCTTTGGTCGGACCGTCGGGATCGGGCAAATCCACTGTCGCCAGACTCATTGCGTCTTTTTGGAATGCGGGAAGCGGAACCGTGAAAATAGGCGGTGTCGATGTGCAGAACATACCGCTTTCGCAGATAATGGAACATATTGCGTATGTTTCACAGGATAATTATTTGTTTCATCTTTCTATACGAGAAAATATACGAATCGGTAAGCCGGATGCTACAAACAGCGAAATCGAAAATGCAGCAAAAAAAGCGGCATGCCATGATTTTATTACATCACTTCCCAATGGCTACGATACCGTTGTCGGAGACAGCGGAAGCAATCTTTCCGGCGGAGAAAAGCAGCGCATTGCCATTGCAAGAGCCATATTAAAAGACAGCCCCGTAGTTATTTTAGATGAAGCTACCGCCTTTACAGACCCTGAAAATGAGTCGATAATTCAGCACTCCATCAGCGAGCTTGTAGCGGGAAAAACGCTGATTGTCATTGCACATCGATTATCTACTATCACATCAGCCGATAAGATTATCGTCATGAATGCAGGAAATATAGAAGCGGAAGGAAAACATGAGGAGCTTACCCAAAATTGTGTTCTTTACAGAGAACTTTGGAATACACATATCAGCACGCTTGATATGAAGGAGGTATCAGCATGA
- a CDS encoding ABC transporter ATP-binding protein, with protein sequence MIEFIKLSFSYKDMEKASLRELHLNIPKGQCVLLCGASGCGKTTLTRLVNGLIPHFFEGKLSGKVTVKGMNVAETEISTLSDSVGTVFQNPRTQFFNTDTDSEIVFGLENRMLEMKELKQQLERITKDLHIEKLKGCSIFELSGGEKQKIAFASVYATNPDIFVLDEPSSNLDFHSVLELKKLIEKIKQQGKTIIIAEHRLWYLTDVADRVILMQEGQIFKDMSIQDFCELPLEQIQNMGLRCRNLSEIKTNTNDKKFSQHTLELKDIHVKYGEKIILQNISFTANGGEIVAITGANGTGKTTLARTICGLIKQKSGNIFVDGRSLSAKARIKKSYMVMQDVGHQLFTDCVETECTLGTKTTDESVIDETLSALSLSELKNRHPLSLSGGQKQRLAVAISLLCDKEILIFDEPTSGLDLKSMREVGTMVERLSEQEKILLIITHDIEFIKTICSRVLLLSGGKIIADLRGEEKKNIEKYILAEGDRNEE encoded by the coding sequence TTGATTGAATTTATAAAACTTTCTTTTTCCTACAAGGATATGGAAAAAGCTTCTTTACGGGAATTACACTTAAATATTCCAAAAGGACAATGTGTTCTCTTGTGCGGTGCATCAGGATGCGGAAAAACGACTCTTACCAGATTGGTAAACGGGCTGATTCCTCATTTTTTTGAAGGAAAACTTTCAGGCAAAGTAACTGTAAAAGGAATGAATGTTGCCGAGACCGAAATTTCAACTCTTTCCGATAGTGTCGGCACGGTTTTTCAAAATCCGAGAACACAATTTTTCAACACAGATACAGATAGTGAAATTGTTTTCGGACTGGAAAACAGAATGCTGGAGATGAAAGAATTAAAACAGCAGCTTGAAAGGATTACTAAAGATTTGCATATAGAAAAATTAAAAGGATGCAGCATTTTTGAACTTTCCGGAGGGGAAAAACAAAAAATTGCATTTGCGTCTGTGTATGCCACGAATCCGGATATTTTTGTATTGGATGAACCGTCCTCAAATCTGGATTTTCATTCCGTGCTTGAACTGAAAAAACTGATAGAAAAAATAAAACAACAAGGGAAAACGATTATCATTGCAGAACATCGCTTGTGGTATTTAACAGATGTTGCAGACAGGGTCATCTTAATGCAGGAGGGTCAGATTTTTAAGGATATGAGTATACAGGATTTTTGCGAGCTCCCGCTTGAACAAATACAAAATATGGGGCTCAGGTGTCGAAATCTTTCTGAAATCAAAACAAATACCAATGATAAAAAATTTTCCCAACACACCTTAGAGCTGAAAGATATTCATGTCAAATATGGTGAAAAGATTATCTTGCAAAACATCTCTTTTACCGCAAATGGTGGAGAGATCGTCGCAATTACCGGCGCAAACGGAACAGGAAAAACGACACTGGCACGCACGATATGCGGACTGATAAAACAAAAATCGGGAAATATTTTTGTAGACGGCAGGAGTTTGTCTGCAAAAGCGCGTATTAAAAAATCTTACATGGTGATGCAGGATGTCGGACATCAACTTTTTACGGATTGTGTGGAAACAGAATGCACACTCGGAACAAAAACAACAGATGAGTCTGTTATTGACGAAACTTTATCGGCCTTATCTCTTTCCGAATTAAAAAACAGACATCCCCTTTCACTTTCAGGAGGACAAAAACAGAGGTTGGCAGTGGCAATCAGCTTGCTTTGTGATAAAGAAATTCTTATTTTCGATGAACCGACCAGTGGGCTTGACTTAAAAAGCATGCGGGAAGTAGGAACGATGGTAGAGAGACTTTCTGAACAGGAAAAAATCCTGCTCATTATTACACACGACATTGAATTTATAAAAACAATATGTTCCAGAGTTTTGCTTTTGTCAGGCGGTAAAATAATTGCCGATTTGAGAGGTGAAGAAAAGAAAAATATCGAAAAATATATTTTAGCAGAAGGAGATCGAAATGAAGAATAA
- a CDS encoding energy-coupling factor transporter transmembrane component T, whose protein sequence is MALDPRTKLLILSITSISVFLNESIVIECLFTAIPILLLLQAKEFRTASKYGILFIVLLMVQLFVISKLPVTIGGIIYMFDVYIRKLIPCFMLGTFLIQTTKVSAFLAAFSRLHLPKGFTIALSVTLRYFPTMAEEWNYIKDAMALRGITASFTGFLRHPVKIMEYVYVPMLVSASKISDEITQAAITRGIDHVGRRSCMEKVCFSIHDALIVTIYIGIICMIFFDFLRGGVFP, encoded by the coding sequence ATGGCTTTAGATCCCAGAACAAAGCTGCTGATTTTATCAATAACAAGTATTTCCGTGTTTCTGAATGAAAGTATCGTTATAGAATGCCTTTTTACAGCAATCCCTATATTATTGCTCTTACAGGCGAAAGAGTTCCGTACTGCTTCAAAATACGGAATTCTCTTTATTGTGTTATTGATGGTACAGCTTTTTGTTATATCAAAATTACCTGTTACGATCGGAGGCATCATATATATGTTTGATGTCTATATAAGAAAACTTATTCCTTGTTTTATGCTCGGCACATTTTTAATACAAACTACAAAGGTCAGTGCTTTTTTAGCTGCATTCAGTCGATTGCATTTGCCTAAAGGTTTCACTATTGCACTTTCTGTTACATTGCGATACTTTCCGACAATGGCTGAGGAATGGAACTATATTAAGGACGCCATGGCTCTTCGAGGGATAACCGCTTCTTTTACAGGATTTTTACGCCATCCGGTCAAAATAATGGAGTATGTATATGTACCCATGCTGGTATCTGCTTCTAAAATCTCTGATGAAATCACACAAGCCGCAATTACAAGAGGAATAGATCATGTCGGAAGGCGCAGCTGTATGGAAAAAGTTTGTTTTTCAATCCATGATGCTCTGATTGTAACAATCTATATAGGGATTATTTGCATGATATTTTTTGATTTTTTACGAGGAGGTGTATTCCCTTGA